The Vicinamibacteria bacterium genome contains a region encoding:
- a CDS encoding coproporphyrinogen-III oxidase family protein, producing MEATTDARGTEVGSYFIANYPPFFFWSGEHLSRVEEVLDRSSDPSVALGLYLHVPFCRKRCKFCYFRVYTDKNARDVERYDEALVREMELYRGRRALEGRALSFVYFGGGTPSFLSAKQLGKLVRGLERSVSWDDAEEVTFECEPGTLSEAKLRALRTIGVSRLSLGIESWNDDILRENGRAHLSAEIERAWEWIGNVGFPYVNVDLIAGMVGETDETWDESVSRTLALAPDSVTIYQMELPYNTVYSKEILVEGKRTPVATWAQKREWLRRAFERFENAGYGVSSGYTLVKDPETCNFSYRDSLWHGADLLALGVASFSHVGGVHYQNLDRFDDYVDAVSRGELPLRRAFVASEREKLIRELILQMKLGRLSRSYFRKKFGRDILDDFQRPLGDLKERGLLTIEGDALRLSRDALLRVDSLLPRFFLPEHRSTRYT from the coding sequence ATGGAAGCGACCACCGACGCGCGGGGCACCGAGGTCGGTAGCTATTTCATCGCGAACTACCCTCCCTTCTTCTTCTGGAGTGGAGAACATCTCTCAAGGGTCGAAGAAGTCCTCGACCGGAGCTCCGATCCTTCCGTCGCTCTCGGGTTGTACCTCCATGTTCCGTTTTGCCGAAAGCGCTGCAAATTTTGCTATTTTCGGGTTTACACCGACAAGAACGCGAGGGACGTCGAGCGCTACGACGAAGCGCTCGTCCGCGAGATGGAGCTCTACCGCGGCCGGCGTGCTCTCGAGGGCCGGGCTCTAAGCTTCGTCTACTTCGGCGGCGGAACCCCCTCCTTTCTGAGCGCGAAGCAGCTCGGAAAACTCGTTCGCGGTCTCGAGCGATCCGTCTCCTGGGACGACGCGGAGGAAGTGACCTTCGAGTGCGAGCCGGGAACCTTGAGCGAGGCGAAGCTTCGCGCGCTGCGGACCATCGGCGTCAGCCGTCTGAGCCTCGGCATCGAGAGCTGGAACGACGACATCTTGCGCGAGAACGGGCGCGCCCACCTCTCGGCCGAGATCGAGCGGGCGTGGGAGTGGATCGGAAACGTTGGCTTTCCCTATGTGAACGTCGATCTCATTGCGGGAATGGTGGGAGAGACCGACGAGACGTGGGACGAGAGCGTGTCGCGCACGCTCGCCCTGGCCCCCGACAGCGTCACCATCTATCAGATGGAGCTTCCCTACAACACCGTCTACTCGAAGGAAATCCTCGTCGAGGGAAAGCGCACGCCGGTGGCGACCTGGGCGCAAAAGCGGGAGTGGCTGAGACGAGCCTTCGAGAGATTCGAGAACGCGGGCTACGGCGTGTCGAGCGGATACACGCTGGTCAAGGATCCCGAGACCTGTAACTTCAGCTACCGCGACAGCCTGTGGCACGGAGCCGATCTCCTGGCTCTGGGCGTGGCGTCTTTCTCCCACGTCGGCGGTGTCCACTATCAAAACCTCGATCGTTTCGATGATTACGTGGATGCGGTTTCACGGGGAGAGCTCCCGTTGCGGCGGGCATTCGTCGCCAGCGAGCGGGAGAAGCTCATCCGTGAGCTCATCCTGCAGATGAAGCTCGGCCGCCTGTCGAGGAGCTACTTCCGGAAGAAGTTTGGACGGGACATCCTCGATGATTTTCAGCGCCCTCTCGGCGACCTCAAAGAGCGTGGGCTCTTGACGATCGAAGGCGACGCGCTGCGGCTCAGTCGTGATGCGCTCCTCCGCGTCGACTCGCTCCTTCCGCGGTTCTTTCTCCCCGAGCACCGGAGCACGCGGTACACATGA